One genomic window of Quercus robur chromosome 6, dhQueRobu3.1, whole genome shotgun sequence includes the following:
- the LOC126689339 gene encoding E3 ubiquitin-protein ligase RHF1A, with protein sequence MSNLSFSSSSSGNPLVSTASSSGLNDDVFEDACSICLEPFNTADPATITSCKHEYHLHCILEWSQRSKECPICCQLLVLKDPASQALLAAVDIERCSRSRSISSVAPTPLHHFCEDFNVEHDSSYSDDSDFDDRIMQHLAAAASRARYLRRRERQRASGLGPSELLIFTSSSSSQQTNVTSPEDFQNLSYGSPEGSPTSGVNVQPQSSVVVNLGSTTAVNRDIPSRPSVVYSQPPPDSPKRPSPSEMFSLPETFKSKWSAASARYKESISKGTRGLKEKLLSRNNSVKELSKGVQREMTAGIAGVARMIERLDLTSKRTGSTVPVSDSTGGSSNFSFKGKGVEENVDAQSLDKNSGQIAHDLSLDAAYIPGAILRQPEVSHAQS encoded by the exons ATGTCAAATCTCAGtttttcttcgtcttcttcaGGGAATCCATTGGTTTCAACTGCATCTTCCTCTGGACTAAACGATGACGTCTTTGAAGATGCTTGCAGTATTTGCCTTGAACCCTTCAACACTGCCGACCCTGCAACT ATTACCAGTTGCAAACATGAATATCATCTTCATTGTATTCTTGAATG GTCTCAAAGAAGCAAAGAGTGCCCAATATGTTGTCAGCTGCTTGTCTTAAAGGACCCTGCCAG CCAAGCGCTTCTAGCTGCAGTGGACATTGAAAGGTGCTCAAGGTCGAGGAGCATTTCTTCTGTTGCTCCCACACCTCTTCATCATTTCTGTGAGGACTTCAATGTTGAGCAT GATTCTTCATACTCAGACGACTCTGATTTTGATGACCGTATCATGCAGCATCTGGCTGCTGCTGCTAGCAGAGCTCGTTATCTTCGTAGAAGGGAAAGACAGAGAGCTTCTGGCCTTGGACCTTCTGAACTTCTCATTTTTActtcttcaagttcttcacaGCAAACAAATGTAACTTCACCagaagattttcaaaatttaagttaTGGGTCACCAGAGGGATCACCAACTTCTGGTGTCAATGTTCAACCTCAGTCATCTGTGGTTGTTAATCTGGGATCCACTACTGCTGTCAATAGAGATATTCCTTCTAGACCCAG TGTTGTTTATAGCCAGCCTCCACCTGATAGTCCCAAAAGACCAAGCCCATCAGAGATGTTCTCCCTTCCAGAGACATTTAAATCTAAGTGGTCTGCTGCTTCAGCCAG ATATAAGGAGTCGATTTCAAAAGGTACCCGGGGCCTTAAGGAGAAGCTACTTTCTCGTAATAACTCAGTAAAGGAGCTAAGCAAAGGAGTTCAGCGTGAGATGACTGCAGGAATTGCTGGTGTTGCACGAATGATTGAACGCCTAGATCTTACTTCAAAGAGAACTGGATCCACTGTTCCTGTTTCTGATAGTACTGGTGGGAGTTCAAATTTCTCCTTCAAGGGGAAGGGTGTGGAGGAAAATGTTGATGCTCAGTCTCTTGACAAAAATAGTGGGCAAATTGCGCATGATTTAAGTCTAGATGCAGCCTATATCCCTGGTGCCATTTTGAGACAACCAGAAGTTTCTCATGCACAG
- the LOC126689337 gene encoding DEAD-box ATP-dependent RNA helicase 58, chloroplastic isoform X2, whose translation MATLSYTHILPLSPISTPKKPISSRFLFRSQNPKTLSTSVTFTNSKPNASSSSSVSIELNASTLREICQAHVPEHVLRRVEEVGYVRPTDVQKQALPLLFSGRDCILHAQVTRVARMLAARPMELELEQKSCTVMALLDGGMLKRHKSWLKAEPPTIVVATIKSLCQMLEKKILKLESMKVLIIDEVDFMFNSSKEVSSLRKLLTSYSSLHNRQTIFASASIPQHNRFVHDCIQQKWTKSDVVHVHVNPIQPMPSCLHHRFVICGKNKRHQTLLSLLQSDAPESGIIFVGEQSEKSKKAGNAPPTTSLVDFLRTSYVGCSDIHLLEEDMNFNSRAASLSEVRQGGSYLLVATDIAARGVDLPETTHIYNFDLPRTAVDYLHRAGRTGRKPFSDNKCTVTNILMSEERFVLQRYENELLFNCEELIL comes from the exons ATGGCGACTCTTTCATACACACACATTCTCCCACTTTCACCAATCTCAACCCCCAAAAAACCCATTTCTTCTCGCTTTCTCTTTCGTtcacaaaaccccaaaaccctgTCCACCTCCGTCACCTTCACAAACTCCAAACCCaacgcttcttcttcttcttctgtatCCATCGAACTCAACGCCTCCACTCTCAGAGAAATCTGCCAAGCTCACGTTCCTGAACACGTATTGCGCAG GGTGGAGGAGGTTGGATATGTTAGACCAACTGATGTACAAAAGCAAGCACTGCCTCTTCTCTTTTCGGGCCGAGATTGCATTCTTCATGCTCAG GTTACAAGAGTTGCTCGGATGTTGGCTGCAAGGCCTATGGAACTTGAATTGGAGCAGAAATCTTGCACTGTCATGGCTCTTTTAGATGGAGGAATGTTGAAAAGACACAAGAGTTGGCTAAAG GCAGAGCCCCCTACAATCGTGGTGGCAACAATAAAGAGTTTGTGCCAAATGCTTGAGAAGAAAATCTTAAAGCTTGAATCAATGAAAGTGCTGATAATTGATGAG GTTGATTTCATGTTCAATTCCTCAAAAGAAGTCAGTTCTCTTCGAAAACTTTTGACATCATATTCATCACTCCACAACCGTCAGACCATTTTTGCCAGTGCATCCATCCCCCAGCACAATCGGTTTGTACATGACTGTATACAGCAAAAGTGGACCAAG AGTGACGTGGTTCATGTCCATGTCAATCCAATTCAACCCATGCCATCATGCCTACATCATAGATTTGTG ATATGTGGCAAGAACAAAAGGCATCAAACCTTGCTATCCTTATTACAGTCTGATGCACCAGAGTCTGGCATTATATTTGTTGGTGAGCAG TCTGAGAAGTCAAAGAAAGCTGGAAATGCTCCACCAACAACTTCGTTAGTTGATTTCTTGAGGACTTCATATGTGGGTTGTTCGGACATCCATCTTCTAGAAGAAGACATGAATTTCAATTCACGAGCAGCATCTCTCTCA GAAGTGAGACAAGGAGGTAGCTATCTTCTCGTAGCAACAGATATAGCGGCTAGAGGGGTCGACCTGCCAGAAACAACTCATATATACAACTTTGATCTGCCAAGAACTGCAGTAGATTATCTTCATCGAGCAGGAAGAACGGGTAGAAAACCTTTTTCAGACAACAAATGTACTGTTACCAACATTTTAATGTCTGAGGAACGGTTTGTTTTGCAAAGATATGAAAATGAATTGTTGTTTAACTGTGAAGAACTTATTCTATAG
- the LOC126689337 gene encoding DEAD-box ATP-dependent RNA helicase 58, chloroplastic isoform X1 — translation MATLSYTHILPLSPISTPKKPISSRFLFRSQNPKTLSTSVTFTNSKPNASSSSSVSIELNASTLREICQAHVPEHVLRRVEEVGYVRPTDVQKQALPLLFSGRDCILHAQTGSGKTLAYLLLIFSVINTQRSTVQAVIVVPTRELGTQVTRVARMLAARPMELELEQKSCTVMALLDGGMLKRHKSWLKAEPPTIVVATIKSLCQMLEKKILKLESMKVLIIDEVDFMFNSSKEVSSLRKLLTSYSSLHNRQTIFASASIPQHNRFVHDCIQQKWTKSDVVHVHVNPIQPMPSCLHHRFVICGKNKRHQTLLSLLQSDAPESGIIFVGEQSEKSKKAGNAPPTTSLVDFLRTSYVGCSDIHLLEEDMNFNSRAASLSEVRQGGSYLLVATDIAARGVDLPETTHIYNFDLPRTAVDYLHRAGRTGRKPFSDNKCTVTNILMSEERFVLQRYENELLFNCEELIL, via the exons ATGGCGACTCTTTCATACACACACATTCTCCCACTTTCACCAATCTCAACCCCCAAAAAACCCATTTCTTCTCGCTTTCTCTTTCGTtcacaaaaccccaaaaccctgTCCACCTCCGTCACCTTCACAAACTCCAAACCCaacgcttcttcttcttcttctgtatCCATCGAACTCAACGCCTCCACTCTCAGAGAAATCTGCCAAGCTCACGTTCCTGAACACGTATTGCGCAG GGTGGAGGAGGTTGGATATGTTAGACCAACTGATGTACAAAAGCAAGCACTGCCTCTTCTCTTTTCGGGCCGAGATTGCATTCTTCATGCTCAG ACAGGTTCTGGGAAGACACTGGCATACCTGCTCTTGATCTTTTCTGTCATAAACACTCAAAGATCTACTGTTCAAGCAGTAATAGTAGTGCCCACCCGGGAACTAGGCACGCAA GTTACAAGAGTTGCTCGGATGTTGGCTGCAAGGCCTATGGAACTTGAATTGGAGCAGAAATCTTGCACTGTCATGGCTCTTTTAGATGGAGGAATGTTGAAAAGACACAAGAGTTGGCTAAAG GCAGAGCCCCCTACAATCGTGGTGGCAACAATAAAGAGTTTGTGCCAAATGCTTGAGAAGAAAATCTTAAAGCTTGAATCAATGAAAGTGCTGATAATTGATGAG GTTGATTTCATGTTCAATTCCTCAAAAGAAGTCAGTTCTCTTCGAAAACTTTTGACATCATATTCATCACTCCACAACCGTCAGACCATTTTTGCCAGTGCATCCATCCCCCAGCACAATCGGTTTGTACATGACTGTATACAGCAAAAGTGGACCAAG AGTGACGTGGTTCATGTCCATGTCAATCCAATTCAACCCATGCCATCATGCCTACATCATAGATTTGTG ATATGTGGCAAGAACAAAAGGCATCAAACCTTGCTATCCTTATTACAGTCTGATGCACCAGAGTCTGGCATTATATTTGTTGGTGAGCAG TCTGAGAAGTCAAAGAAAGCTGGAAATGCTCCACCAACAACTTCGTTAGTTGATTTCTTGAGGACTTCATATGTGGGTTGTTCGGACATCCATCTTCTAGAAGAAGACATGAATTTCAATTCACGAGCAGCATCTCTCTCA GAAGTGAGACAAGGAGGTAGCTATCTTCTCGTAGCAACAGATATAGCGGCTAGAGGGGTCGACCTGCCAGAAACAACTCATATATACAACTTTGATCTGCCAAGAACTGCAGTAGATTATCTTCATCGAGCAGGAAGAACGGGTAGAAAACCTTTTTCAGACAACAAATGTACTGTTACCAACATTTTAATGTCTGAGGAACGGTTTGTTTTGCAAAGATATGAAAATGAATTGTTGTTTAACTGTGAAGAACTTATTCTATAG